A DNA window from Paraclostridium bifermentans contains the following coding sequences:
- the nhaC gene encoding Na+/H+ antiporter NhaC, giving the protein MLKREKRQASLGDSLLCLGFLIFTLSISLTKLGLSAHIPLVLGGVFCGFVAIFKLGFTWKELEEGILSTINSTMQAIIILLIVGMLIGTWIISGVVPSMIYWGLNILSPGIFLVATTIICSIVSISTGSSWTTAGTIGIALLGIGSALGIPKEIIAGAIISGAYFGDKMSPLSDTTNLAPAMAGTNLFTHIKHMLYSTIPAYVIALILYAVIGLKYAGQVIDNSQILQIQQALASNYNTLSPLLLLIPVMVIVMVIFKVPAIPGLIVGTLLGGFVAIAFQGASFKDVLEVAQVGYTSNSGMAFVDELLTRGGLNSMLGTVSLMLCALTTGGILEKTGMLEALASAILKFAKGTFGLVAATIFTCIGTNLAVADQYLAIVMPGSMYREAFKKQGLCPENLSRSLEDSATITSPLIPWNTCGAYMSATLGVGSFVFLPFAFFNLLCPLMSLTLAATGFGITKLSEENQDELEGSIA; this is encoded by the coding sequence ATGTTAAAAAGAGAAAAAAGGCAGGCTTCGCTTGGCGATTCACTTCTATGTTTAGGATTTTTAATTTTCACACTATCTATATCTTTAACTAAACTAGGGCTTTCAGCTCATATTCCCTTAGTTTTAGGTGGAGTTTTCTGTGGATTTGTTGCAATATTTAAATTAGGATTTACATGGAAAGAACTTGAAGAAGGTATATTATCAACTATAAATTCTACTATGCAAGCTATTATAATTTTATTAATTGTTGGTATGTTAATTGGTACATGGATAATTTCAGGAGTTGTTCCAAGTATGATATATTGGGGATTGAATATACTTTCTCCTGGAATTTTCTTAGTTGCCACAACTATTATATGTTCTATAGTTTCTATATCTACAGGTTCTTCTTGGACTACAGCTGGTACTATAGGTATAGCCCTTTTAGGTATAGGAAGTGCTTTAGGTATTCCTAAGGAGATAATAGCTGGTGCTATTATCTCAGGTGCATACTTTGGTGATAAAATGTCTCCACTTTCAGATACAACAAACTTAGCTCCTGCTATGGCTGGTACTAATTTATTTACACATATAAAGCATATGCTTTATTCAACTATTCCGGCATATGTTATTGCTCTTATACTATATGCTGTAATTGGACTTAAATACGCAGGACAAGTTATAGATAATAGCCAAATTTTACAAATACAACAAGCTTTAGCTTCAAATTATAATACATTATCTCCGTTATTATTATTAATACCTGTAATGGTTATAGTAATGGTTATATTTAAAGTTCCTGCTATTCCAGGTCTTATTGTAGGTACACTACTTGGAGGTTTTGTAGCTATAGCTTTCCAAGGTGCTTCATTTAAAGATGTTTTAGAAGTTGCTCAAGTTGGATATACATCAAATAGTGGAATGGCCTTTGTGGACGAACTATTAACTCGCGGTGGACTTAATAGTATGTTAGGTACAGTATCTCTTATGTTATGTGCTTTAACTACAGGTGGAATACTTGAAAAAACTGGAATGTTAGAAGCTCTAGCTTCTGCTATATTAAAATTTGCAAAAGGAACTTTTGGTTTAGTGGCTGCAACTATCTTTACATGTATAGGAACTAATTTAGCAGTTGCTGATCAATATCTAGCAATAGTAATGCCTGGAAGTATGTACAGAGAAGCATTTAAAAAACAAGGTCTTTGTCCTGAAAATCTTTCTCGATCTCTAGAAGACAGTGCAACTATAACATCTCCTCTTATTCCTTGGAATACATGTGGAGCATATATGAGTGCTACACTTGGAGTTGGATCATTTGTATTTTTACCATTTGCATTTTTTAACCTTCTATGTCCTTTAATGTCATTGACGTTAGCTGCTACAGGATTTGGAATTACAAAATTATCAGAGGAAAATCAAGATGAACTTGAAGGTTCTATTGCATAA
- a CDS encoding tetratricopeptide repeat protein yields MIIILRLNIENDIKNLHKKIIDISLISEDNNDTTFFNIDDEEIHETLKTLKKTYVTSNSKDETILNLKHKTKKQKKDTRELKLESYKKYNEALNMIQRKFMTSAIDIIEEALELNPKDVDILNLKGLLKLLKCNFDEAFESFYKSSCYDNNELAKKYVNILSSEEFNIFLSRYNHAVRFVNNELYQESIQILENIRTEEPELIEPYLLLHLIYEKLGDNEKANEYMDKLREVDKDNLLFEKDIVKTSKKEEEKKEAPKKQKSHMTLYTLIAVLVLAIGALYLNNKKKMNHLNDQVAAKEEKLTETSEKLDKTKDELKEVKTETDKTKEEQAKSEVIVGDEEELFNKAMDLKKEGKNEEAIKYLELVVKNGKTKKYISEAIYQLAQLNEKTKHNEEAIKYYKKYVNTYKPSDNYYDDSYYNMGMLYYKQGDLEKAQQTFYSLRAEDPDSMYNNSQVESILKER; encoded by the coding sequence GTGATTATTATTTTAAGGTTAAATATAGAAAATGATATAAAAAATCTACATAAAAAAATAATTGATATATCGTTAATAAGTGAAGATAACAATGATACTACTTTTTTTAACATAGATGATGAAGAAATACATGAAACTTTAAAAACGCTTAAAAAAACGTATGTAACAAGTAATAGTAAAGATGAAACTATACTAAACTTAAAACATAAAACTAAAAAACAAAAAAAAGATACTAGAGAATTAAAATTAGAATCTTATAAAAAGTATAATGAAGCATTAAATATGATTCAAAGAAAATTTATGACTAGTGCGATTGATATAATAGAAGAAGCATTAGAATTAAATCCTAAAGATGTAGACATTTTAAATTTAAAAGGTCTATTGAAACTTTTAAAATGTAACTTTGATGAAGCATTTGAAAGTTTTTATAAAAGTTCATGTTATGATAATAATGAATTAGCGAAGAAGTATGTAAATATATTAAGCTCAGAAGAATTTAATATATTTTTAAGTAGATATAATCATGCTGTAAGATTTGTAAATAATGAATTGTACCAAGAAAGTATACAAATACTTGAAAATATAAGAACGGAAGAACCTGAACTTATAGAGCCTTATTTACTTTTACACTTAATATATGAAAAATTAGGTGATAATGAAAAAGCTAATGAGTATATGGATAAGCTAAGAGAAGTTGATAAAGATAACTTATTATTTGAAAAAGATATTGTAAAAACTTCTAAAAAAGAAGAAGAAAAGAAAGAAGCTCCAAAAAAACAGAAAAGTCACATGACATTATATACATTAATAGCTGTATTAGTATTAGCAATTGGGGCCTTATACTTAAACAATAAGAAAAAGATGAATCATCTTAATGATCAAGTAGCTGCAAAAGAAGAAAAGTTAACAGAAACAAGTGAAAAGCTAGATAAAACAAAAGATGAGTTAAAAGAAGTTAAAACGGAAACTGATAAGACAAAAGAAGAACAAGCTAAATCTGAAGTCATAGTTGGAGATGAAGAAGAACTTTTCAATAAAGCTATGGACCTTAAAAAAGAAGGAAAAAATGAAGAGGCTATAAAATATTTAGAGTTAGTAGTTAAAAATGGTAAAACAAAGAAATATATATCAGAAGCTATATACCAATTAGCTCAATTAAATGAAAAAACTAAACATAATGAAGAAGCTATAAAATATTATAAAAAATATGTAAATACGTATAAGCCATCAGATAATTATTATGATGACAGTTACTATAATATGGGGATGCTTTACTATAAGCAAGGAGATTTAGAAAAGGCTCAACAAACATTCTATAGTTTAAGAGCTGAAGATCCAGATAGTATGTATAATAACTCACAAGTAGAATCAATATTAAAAGAAAGATAA
- a CDS encoding protein phosphatase 2C domain-containing protein, which translates to MKYDIFSSSTVGYKNKLKNKGSQDYLIYKKLEDGVICAIGDGHGIRRCKYSYKGSEFACNACIDILTDLYKNIKKLDEDNLETVIKELKENKSIEKSIQKKWREYVIDHFKTKILNVYDIDYVLYGTTLIGVLVTNNIKLHLQIGDGNIVEYGNEFNLVEYTKESKVKGVLNSMYLDDAYKYIDLKIEKVNKSDVDSIVLFSDGFTNSFRTYKDLDDNLKNTINQYRKNVFTKYNLKKTYKKYLETLSTNNSKDDISIIFILQTTLK; encoded by the coding sequence ATGAAATACGATATATTTTCAAGCAGTACGGTTGGATATAAAAATAAGCTTAAAAATAAAGGGTCACAGGATTACTTAATTTATAAAAAATTGGAAGATGGAGTGATTTGTGCAATAGGTGATGGACATGGAATAAGAAGATGTAAATATAGTTATAAAGGTTCAGAATTTGCATGTAATGCATGTATTGATATATTAACGGATTTATACAAAAATATAAAAAAATTAGATGAAGATAATTTAGAAACAGTTATTAAAGAATTAAAAGAAAATAAAAGTATAGAAAAAAGTATTCAAAAAAAATGGAGAGAATATGTTATAGATCACTTTAAAACTAAAATTCTAAATGTTTATGATATAGATTATGTACTTTACGGAACTACCCTTATAGGCGTTTTAGTAACAAATAACATTAAACTGCACTTGCAAATAGGAGATGGAAACATCGTTGAATATGGCAATGAGTTTAATTTAGTGGAATATACAAAAGAAAGTAAGGTAAAAGGGGTTTTGAATTCTATGTATTTAGATGATGCTTACAAGTATATAGATTTAAAAATAGAAAAAGTTAATAAATCGGATGTTGATTCTATAGTGTTGTTTTCAGATGGATTTACAAATAGCTTTAGAACTTATAAAGATTTAGATGATAATTTGAAGAATACTATAAACCAGTATAGAAAAAATGTATTCACTAAATATAATTTAAAAAAAACATACAAAAAATATTTAGAAACTTTATCAACTAATAATAGTAAGGATGATATAAGTATAATTTTTATATTGCAAACAACATTGAAATAA
- a CDS encoding acyl-CoA dehydratase activase, whose amino-acid sequence MYSIGIDSGSVATKGVLFDGEKIVNKIVIPTGWSPKNASLEVYEKLANDIDKDKIKKVVGTGYGRVSMDFVDKKVTEITCHAKGIHFLNNNIRTILDIGGQDSKVINLDNDGNVSNFIMNDKCAAGTGRFLQVTSNLLGSDVESIDKLAKGAIPQDISSMCTVFAESEIISLLAKNISKESIASGILQSIANRSKSMLSRIDILDEIAFTGGVAKSNVLVNMIEENLGKKIFIANDTQIIGALGAAIIGYKK is encoded by the coding sequence ATGTACAGTATAGGTATAGACTCTGGATCTGTAGCAACAAAAGGTGTATTATTTGATGGAGAAAAAATAGTAAACAAAATTGTTATACCAACAGGATGGAGTCCTAAGAACGCTTCATTAGAAGTTTATGAAAAACTTGCTAATGATATAGATAAAGATAAAATAAAAAAAGTTGTAGGAACAGGATACGGAAGAGTGAGTATGGATTTTGTAGACAAAAAAGTTACAGAGATCACATGCCACGCAAAAGGAATACATTTTTTAAACAACAATATAAGAACGATATTAGATATTGGGGGCCAAGATAGTAAAGTTATAAACTTAGATAATGATGGAAATGTATCTAATTTTATAATGAATGATAAATGCGCAGCAGGAACAGGTCGCTTTTTACAAGTTACATCTAACTTATTAGGAAGTGATGTAGAAAGCATTGATAAGTTAGCTAAAGGTGCAATTCCACAAGATATATCAAGTATGTGTACTGTTTTTGCTGAATCAGAAATTATTAGTTTATTAGCAAAAAATATATCTAAAGAATCAATAGCATCAGGAATATTACAATCTATAGCAAATAGATCAAAGTCTATGTTATCTAGAATTGATATATTAGATGAGATTGCATTTACTGGAGGGGTTGCTAAAAGTAATGTCTTAGTAAATATGATAGAAGAGAATTTAGGGAAGAAAATTTTTATAGCTAATGATACTCAAATAATAGGTGCATTAGGGGCTGCAATTATTGGATATAAAAAATAA
- a CDS encoding double-cubane-cluster-containing anaerobic reductase: MISLPEKFEEFSEARRNGFIKAKELKESGKKLVGVFCAFTPVEIPMAAKAVTVGVCGVSEEPIAEAEKILPRNLCPLIKSSFGHAITDTCPYFYFSDLLIAETTCDGKKKMYEELAKIKDLHLMQLPNSKLGKHSFDLWKNEIVVLKEEIENKFEVKITDDDIRDAIKDKNEERRLLKEFYELGKLVPPPMNGFDMHQVLYNSGFKFDRDELKQSIRDLTASLKEKYEKGERPVSEDKPRILITGCPIGGVSEKIVKTIEESGAVVVAYELCGGIRSNDELVDESNPDPIDAIAKKYINIACSCMVNNDARIELIDRLMDEYKIDGVIDVVLQACHTFNVESYRIKQFVNNAKNKPYMAIETDYSKSDTEQLRTRFEAFIEMID, translated from the coding sequence ATGATATCGTTACCAGAGAAGTTCGAAGAGTTTAGTGAAGCTAGAAGAAATGGATTTATAAAAGCTAAAGAACTAAAAGAGAGCGGGAAAAAATTAGTTGGAGTATTTTGTGCATTTACTCCAGTTGAGATACCAATGGCTGCAAAGGCTGTAACAGTTGGAGTTTGTGGGGTAAGTGAAGAACCAATAGCTGAAGCTGAAAAAATATTACCAAGAAATCTTTGTCCACTTATAAAATCAAGTTTTGGACATGCAATAACAGACACTTGTCCTTATTTTTATTTTTCAGATTTGTTAATAGCAGAGACTACATGTGATGGTAAAAAGAAAATGTATGAAGAACTAGCAAAAATTAAAGACTTACATTTAATGCAATTACCAAATAGTAAGCTTGGAAAACATTCATTTGACCTTTGGAAAAATGAAATAGTTGTTTTAAAGGAAGAAATAGAAAATAAGTTTGAAGTTAAAATAACTGATGACGATATAAGAGATGCTATAAAAGATAAAAATGAAGAGAGAAGATTATTAAAAGAGTTTTATGAATTAGGTAAATTAGTACCACCACCAATGAATGGATTTGATATGCATCAAGTTTTATATAACTCAGGATTTAAATTTGATAGAGATGAATTAAAACAAAGTATAAGAGATCTAACTGCATCTTTAAAAGAAAAGTATGAAAAAGGCGAAAGACCTGTAAGTGAAGATAAACCAAGAATACTTATAACAGGATGTCCAATAGGTGGAGTTAGTGAAAAAATAGTTAAAACTATAGAAGAAAGTGGTGCTGTAGTTGTTGCATATGAACTTTGTGGAGGAATTAGATCTAATGATGAGTTAGTTGATGAAAGTAATCCAGATCCAATAGATGCAATTGCTAAAAAATATATAAATATAGCTTGTTCATGCATGGTAAATAATGATGCAAGAATAGAGTTAATAGATAGACTTATGGATGAATACAAGATAGATGGAGTTATAGATGTTGTTCTTCAGGCTTGTCATACATTCAATGTAGAAAGTTATAGAATTAAACAATTTGTAAACAACGCTAAAAATAAACCGTACATGGCTATAGAAACAGATTATTCTAAATCTGATACAGAACAATTAAGAACTAGATTTGAAGCTTTTATAGAAATGATAGACTAA
- a CDS encoding peroxiredoxin, protein MIYLPCLPNLGTKAPNFSANTTQGPIKLSDYKGKWVVLFSHPGDFTPVCTTEFLCFAKYYSNFKKRNTELIGLSVDSNSSHLAWLYNIFLHTGIEIPFPVIDDRKMEISRLYGMISEQMSDTSTVRSVFIIDPNQILRTILYYPLTTGRNIPEIVRIIDALQTSDEHNVLTPADWLPGMPVILPPPKTYKELKERIKSCDKNKSCMDWYLCFIDDKTSNNKKLDYKANVKGRPQIDSPANNIPINPNCPDLNRLVGTYVLGDPTSVDAFLLDFVIYAFVEIKPDGTLFVPTPRYLRQLLSLRKDNPDLQVIAAIGGWGQEGFSDAAATPASRYNFARQANALIKQYGLDGIDIDWEYPGTSGAGIKSSPSDRENFTLLLTAIRDVIGSDKWLSVAGTGTREYLNKSAEINKIAPLINYFNLMSYDFTAGETGEKGKKHQANLYESELALPGYSVDIMVNNLIEAGMPSEKILMGVPFYGRLGATTTKSFDQLRKDFINKNGYTFKFDKEAQASYLVKDNEFAMSYDDMLSIYIKTQYVIDNCLGGIFSWMAPYDKANILAKAMSDGINNPSELRREIEETYGSSFLV, encoded by the coding sequence GTGATTTATTTGCCATGTCTTCCTAACTTAGGTACTAAAGCACCTAATTTCAGCGCAAATACAACTCAAGGACCTATCAAGCTGTCTGATTATAAAGGTAAATGGGTTGTATTATTTTCTCATCCTGGTGATTTTACACCAGTATGTACAACAGAATTTTTATGTTTTGCAAAATATTATTCTAATTTTAAAAAAAGAAATACTGAACTTATAGGTCTTAGCGTTGATAGCAACAGCTCTCATTTAGCTTGGCTATACAATATATTTTTGCATACAGGTATTGAGATTCCATTTCCTGTAATAGATGATAGGAAAATGGAAATTTCTAGATTATATGGAATGATTTCAGAGCAAATGAGCGATACATCTACTGTAAGATCTGTTTTTATAATTGATCCAAATCAAATTTTAAGAACAATACTTTATTATCCTTTAACTACAGGAAGAAATATTCCTGAAATAGTTAGAATAATAGATGCTCTTCAAACTTCAGATGAACATAATGTTTTAACACCTGCTGACTGGCTTCCTGGAATGCCTGTAATTTTACCTCCTCCTAAAACTTATAAAGAATTAAAAGAAAGAATTAAGAGTTGTGATAAAAATAAAAGTTGCATGGACTGGTATCTATGTTTTATAGATGATAAAACTTCTAATAACAAAAAATTAGATTATAAAGCTAATGTTAAAGGTCGTCCTCAAATAGATTCTCCAGCAAATAATATCCCAATTAATCCTAACTGCCCTGATTTAAATAGATTAGTAGGCACATACGTTTTAGGAGATCCTACAAGTGTTGATGCATTTTTGCTTGATTTTGTAATATATGCATTTGTTGAGATTAAACCAGATGGCACTTTATTTGTTCCAACGCCTCGTTACTTACGTCAATTGCTATCACTTAGAAAAGATAATCCAGACCTTCAAGTGATTGCAGCCATTGGTGGTTGGGGTCAAGAAGGATTTTCTGATGCTGCAGCTACTCCAGCTTCTAGATATAATTTTGCTCGTCAAGCAAATGCTCTTATAAAGCAATATGGTTTAGATGGCATAGATATAGATTGGGAATACCCTGGAACTAGTGGTGCAGGAATTAAATCTAGTCCTTCAGATAGAGAAAATTTCACACTTTTACTTACTGCTATTAGGGATGTAATTGGATCCGATAAATGGTTAAGTGTAGCAGGTACTGGAACAAGAGAATACCTAAATAAAAGTGCAGAAATAAACAAAATAGCTCCTCTAATTAACTATTTCAACTTGATGAGTTACGATTTTACTGCTGGTGAAACTGGCGAGAAAGGCAAAAAACATCAAGCAAATTTATATGAATCAGAACTTGCTTTACCTGGATACAGTGTAGATATTATGGTTAATAATTTAATTGAAGCTGGAATGCCTTCAGAAAAAATATTAATGGGAGTTCCATTTTATGGTCGACTAGGAGCTACTACAACTAAATCTTTTGATCAACTTAGAAAAGATTTTATAAATAAAAACGGATATACATTTAAATTTGATAAAGAAGCTCAAGCTTCATATTTAGTAAAAGATAATGAGTTTGCTATGTCTTATGATGATATGCTATCTATTTATATAAAAACTCAATATGTAATAGACAATTGTCTTGGAGGTATTTTCTCTTGGATGGCACCTTATGATAAAGCAAATATACTCGCTAAAGCAATGAGTGATGGAATTAATAATCCTAGTGAATTAAGACGTGAAATAGAAGAAACGTATGGTTCTAGCTTTTTAGTTTAA